The following coding sequences lie in one Thalassoglobus polymorphus genomic window:
- a CDS encoding phage tail tape measure protein: protein MAKNIEAGGAFVRIFTKDGGLDKGLTRAENRLRMFSQVSTRTGQKLIRTVAPIAVGLSVALKVGADFEDQMSKVKAVTSGTIAEFEALNAKAKELGRTTSFSASQVASAMVELGRAGFDRSQIDTAIAGVLALSRATDTEIPEAASIAGAALRQFNLEAQDSDRVVDVLAATANGSAQSLTDLGEALKPVGPIAAESGESIEEVLAAIALLANNGIKGSLAGNALARAYKNLSSSLTQNKLAKLGVDALDAHRNMRPLASVINDIAKATENLGSGDRLNAFEEVFGRGQAAALKLAGGGAVFDEFLTKLQDLDGQVFKTAEEMDNNLGGSFRRLSSSAEGTLIALKDATEVGSREWIDATSEMLGVTTEFISENEELIMEIVQLAAVVGAAGAALVTLGLAANVTASAVGGVRVAVLALSKAMTILSKANPQMIALGVAIAAIGAAILVARGHQAALNKEIEKSVALEEKLAGIKASANQKFVQKTQGMDKDKALDELRAEKERLEKDKSAQAKHLRNATTFASDEELKAHRKSIPSQDQRAAAESEKKIREDRLQSTVDALAAIDEEIARREAQADEVEPEAPDEEPSGKAKRPGFQFQIPGAAKGLQSAFSPMLGDLARGAKEAHNQAVRSTVQNAGISGLKKISPAFGVLSTIGGHLSKFRGHEVEEQLDETPEIVDETVKRVASNQSLELGTGEAQRIIAQALSPRASNEEKTLKVQEDIKVNSQISADLLARVADYLEANDMVIVNKKA from the coding sequence ATGGCTAAAAACATCGAAGCGGGCGGGGCGTTTGTCCGCATTTTCACCAAAGATGGCGGACTCGACAAGGGTTTGACCAGGGCGGAAAACCGCTTGCGTATGTTCTCGCAAGTGTCGACCCGGACCGGCCAAAAACTCATTCGGACCGTTGCACCTATTGCCGTTGGTCTCTCGGTTGCTCTCAAAGTCGGGGCCGACTTTGAAGACCAGATGAGCAAAGTGAAGGCCGTCACGAGCGGGACGATTGCCGAGTTTGAAGCACTGAACGCAAAGGCTAAAGAGCTTGGCAGGACAACCAGCTTTTCAGCGTCTCAGGTGGCGTCTGCAATGGTCGAACTCGGCCGGGCCGGCTTTGACCGGTCTCAGATCGACACGGCCATTGCGGGCGTCTTGGCGTTGTCCAGGGCAACAGACACGGAGATCCCGGAAGCGGCTTCCATTGCCGGGGCGGCACTTCGTCAATTTAACCTGGAGGCGCAAGATTCCGACCGAGTCGTGGACGTCTTGGCGGCAACCGCTAACGGCTCGGCTCAATCACTGACAGACTTAGGGGAGGCATTAAAGCCGGTCGGGCCGATTGCTGCGGAATCCGGCGAATCCATTGAGGAAGTCTTAGCGGCAATAGCATTGCTGGCAAACAACGGCATCAAGGGCAGTCTTGCCGGTAACGCACTGGCAAGAGCTTACAAGAATCTTTCGTCAAGCTTGACGCAAAATAAGCTTGCAAAGCTTGGCGTGGATGCCCTGGACGCACACCGCAACATGCGGCCACTCGCGAGTGTTATCAACGACATTGCAAAAGCCACGGAGAATCTCGGAAGTGGCGACCGGCTCAACGCTTTTGAGGAGGTTTTCGGACGCGGACAGGCGGCGGCCCTGAAGCTTGCCGGCGGCGGGGCTGTCTTTGACGAGTTCTTGACGAAGCTGCAAGACCTTGACGGGCAGGTTTTCAAGACGGCCGAAGAAATGGACAACAATTTAGGCGGCTCATTTCGCCGGCTCAGTTCATCGGCAGAGGGGACGCTTATCGCGTTGAAAGACGCTACGGAAGTTGGCTCGCGAGAATGGATTGACGCCACGTCTGAAATGCTAGGCGTGACAACCGAATTCATTTCAGAGAATGAAGAGCTCATTATGGAAATCGTCCAGCTAGCGGCCGTTGTCGGAGCGGCCGGGGCGGCTTTGGTTACGTTGGGCTTGGCTGCGAACGTAACGGCCAGCGCAGTCGGAGGCGTCCGGGTTGCGGTTTTGGCACTGTCTAAGGCAATGACAATTCTGTCAAAAGCCAATCCTCAAATGATTGCACTAGGGGTAGCCATTGCGGCCATCGGGGCGGCTATCCTGGTTGCTCGGGGCCATCAAGCGGCGTTGAATAAGGAGATCGAAAAGAGCGTTGCGCTTGAGGAGAAACTGGCGGGAATCAAGGCGTCTGCAAATCAAAAATTCGTCCAGAAAACCCAGGGGATGGACAAGGATAAGGCGCTGGATGAGCTAAGGGCCGAAAAGGAGAGGCTTGAGAAAGACAAGTCGGCACAGGCGAAGCACTTGCGAAATGCCACAACATTCGCATCGGACGAAGAGTTAAAGGCTCACAGGAAGTCAATACCGTCTCAGGATCAGAGGGCGGCGGCGGAGTCAGAGAAGAAAATTCGAGAGGACCGGTTGCAATCCACAGTTGACGCACTGGCGGCCATTGACGAAGAGATTGCAAGGAGGGAGGCACAAGCGGACGAAGTTGAGCCGGAAGCCCCGGACGAAGAACCGTCAGGGAAAGCGAAAAGGCCCGGCTTTCAATTCCAGATCCCAGGAGCGGCTAAGGGCTTGCAAAGTGCTTTTTCTCCAATGCTCGGAGATCTCGCGAGAGGGGCGAAAGAGGCACACAATCAGGCCGTCAGGTCCACGGTTCAGAATGCCGGGATTTCCGGACTAAAAAAGATTTCGCCGGCTTTCGGCGTTCTCTCAACTATCGGCGGCCACTTGTCGAAATTCCGGGGCCATGAGGTTGAAGAACAGCTAGACGAGACGCCGGAAATCGTTGACGAGACAGTCAAGCGGGTTGCGTCGAATCAGTCTCTTGAGCTTGGGACCGGAGAGGCGCAAAGGATTATCGCGCAAGCGTTGTCGCCACGGGCAAGCAACGAGGAGAAAACGCTCAAAGTCCAGGAAGATATCAAAGTGAATTCTCAGATTTCGGCCGATCTCTTAGCACGCGTTGCCGATTATCTGGAAGCAAACGACATGGTTATAGTTAATAAGAAGGCGTAA
- a CDS encoding EutN/CcmL family microcompartment protein, translating into MRIGEVIGKVTLSRCHPSLNGSSWKVVVPLDLPALIGEEGGRGEPLIIFDELGSGEGSIVAISESAEASAPFYPDKKPIDGYCAALLDVVDIKNVSGLKPGD; encoded by the coding sequence ATGCGTATCGGCGAAGTCATCGGCAAAGTGACACTTTCAAGATGCCATCCATCTCTGAATGGAAGCAGCTGGAAAGTCGTAGTCCCGCTCGACCTCCCTGCCCTGATCGGCGAAGAGGGCGGACGTGGCGAACCGTTGATTATCTTCGACGAACTCGGCTCGGGAGAAGGTTCAATCGTTGCGATTAGTGAAAGCGCGGAAGCTTCGGCTCCGTTCTATCCAGACAAAAAACCAATCGACGGCTACTGTGCAGCCCTGCTCGATGTTGTCGATATCAAAAATGTCTCGGGACTAAAGCCTGGTGACTAG
- a CDS encoding EutN/CcmL family microcompartment protein, translating to MQLASVIGHATSTVKHHSMNGWRLLVVQPLLTDRGRDGTPILAIDELGSQVGQDVMICSDGKTIGDAMGTQTSPVRWIVIGQPDD from the coding sequence ATGCAACTTGCCTCCGTCATCGGTCATGCCACCTCGACTGTCAAACACCATTCAATGAATGGTTGGCGACTGCTCGTGGTGCAACCATTACTGACAGACCGTGGCCGGGACGGAACTCCCATCCTGGCAATCGATGAACTTGGCAGCCAAGTCGGTCAAGATGTGATGATCTGCTCTGATGGCAAAACGATCGGAGACGCAATGGGAACACAAACATCACCAGTTCGCTGGATCGTAATCGGACAACCTGACGACTAA
- a CDS encoding class II aldolase/adducin family protein has product MYHPLFNNPEIKEWICEIGRRVYTKGFAAANDGNISYRVGENEVLCSPTMICKGFMKHEDICMVDLKGNQLAGIKKRTSEILLHLAIMEHRPDVKAVVHCHPPHATAFAVAREAIPQCVLPEIEVFMGEVPLAPYETPGGQEFANTVVPFLKSTNTIILTNHGTVSFGKTLEEAYWKTEILDAYCRILILSKEIGGITYLNEQKSRELLDLKKKLGFDDPRFHMEDCDLCGNTAFREGYSENNVPAPQTTAFSAPPSYPGYLQQPANAGQNPAGNMDALVKAITDEVLAALKAS; this is encoded by the coding sequence ATGTATCACCCACTCTTCAACAACCCAGAAATTAAAGAATGGATCTGTGAGATTGGTCGACGGGTCTACACCAAAGGTTTTGCAGCTGCCAACGATGGAAACATCTCTTATCGCGTTGGTGAAAACGAAGTTCTCTGCAGCCCAACAATGATCTGCAAAGGGTTCATGAAGCACGAAGATATCTGCATGGTCGACCTGAAAGGGAATCAGCTCGCCGGTATCAAGAAACGAACGAGCGAAATCCTGCTCCACCTGGCGATCATGGAACATCGCCCCGACGTCAAAGCTGTTGTTCACTGCCACCCGCCACACGCCACCGCATTCGCTGTCGCACGTGAAGCGATCCCACAATGTGTGTTGCCGGAAATTGAAGTCTTCATGGGCGAAGTCCCGTTGGCTCCTTACGAAACTCCAGGGGGACAAGAATTCGCAAACACGGTTGTGCCTTTCTTGAAATCAACGAACACGATCATCCTGACCAACCACGGAACAGTCAGTTTCGGAAAGACGCTCGAAGAAGCGTATTGGAAAACAGAAATCCTTGATGCCTACTGCCGCATCCTGATTTTGTCCAAAGAAATTGGCGGAATCACTTATCTCAACGAGCAGAAATCTCGCGAATTGCTAGACCTCAAAAAGAAACTCGGCTTTGACGATCCTCGCTTCCACATGGAAGACTGCGACCTGTGCGGCAACACCGCGTTCCGGGAGGGCTACTCGGAAAACAACGTGCCTGCTCCGCAAACAACAGCCTTCTCAGCTCCCCCTTCTTACCCCGGTTATTTGCAACAACCTGCCAACGCCGGACAGAATCCCGCTGGAAACATGGACGCACTCGTCAAAGCGATCACCGATGAAGTTCTTGCAGCTTTGAAAGCTTCCTGA
- a CDS encoding tyrosine-type recombinase/integrase, producing MAARWEAELFEGVYRPANKTTWKELRASYFSLHLSTLSKATAAKARATCNSFEQSQRPGFLSSITGRDVLEWQAFLRSQGRTENTVKSHSRHLKAFFRWAVSSGFVSEMPDVPMPKRATAQKMKGRPITEEEKDRYRHAAAEIVGEARAASWQHLIDGLWFSGLRLGEACRLTWHESPFCVDLLNYERPMFSIEAEAEKGFRNRLLPMSPEFSEFLGDPKPAGYVFNPAGKKGQRPAFDWIGKQLVKIGRASEVETQPGQFVKPHDLRRSFGFRWSRHVMPAVLKEIMRHDSIETTLSYYVGANAEDTARTMWRVHESAK from the coding sequence ATGGCGGCCCGGTGGGAGGCCGAGCTCTTTGAAGGCGTTTACAGGCCGGCGAATAAGACGACATGGAAAGAGCTTCGGGCGTCCTATTTTTCGTTGCATCTGTCAACGCTTTCAAAGGCAACGGCAGCGAAAGCACGGGCAACGTGCAACAGCTTTGAGCAGTCGCAACGGCCCGGCTTTCTATCTTCCATCACCGGCCGGGATGTTCTGGAATGGCAAGCGTTTCTGAGATCTCAGGGCCGGACCGAAAACACAGTCAAGAGCCATTCCAGGCACTTGAAAGCGTTCTTTCGTTGGGCCGTTTCGTCCGGCTTTGTTTCGGAAATGCCAGATGTGCCAATGCCTAAGCGGGCCACGGCCCAAAAGATGAAGGGCCGTCCGATCACTGAAGAAGAGAAAGACCGATACAGACACGCGGCGGCCGAGATTGTCGGCGAAGCAAGGGCGGCAAGCTGGCAGCACTTGATTGATGGCCTATGGTTTTCCGGTCTAAGGCTCGGGGAAGCTTGCCGGCTCACGTGGCACGAAAGCCCGTTTTGCGTCGATCTTCTCAACTATGAGCGGCCTATGTTCAGCATCGAGGCCGAAGCGGAAAAGGGCTTTCGCAATCGACTCTTGCCGATGTCGCCAGAGTTTTCGGAATTCTTAGGGGATCCCAAACCGGCCGGCTATGTCTTCAATCCGGCCGGCAAGAAAGGCCAACGGCCGGCGTTTGATTGGATTGGGAAGCAACTCGTCAAGATCGGGAGGGCGTCCGAAGTCGAGACGCAGCCGGGGCAGTTCGTCAAGCCCCATGATTTGCGGCGTTCGTTCGGCTTCCGTTGGTCTCGACATGTAATGCCGGCCGTTCTCAAGGAAATCATGCGTCACGACAGCATTGAAACGACGTTGAGTTATTACGTTGGGGCCAATGCCGAAGATACGGCCCGGACGATGTGGCGTGTGCACGAATCGGCCAAATAG